From the Pieris napi chromosome 20, ilPieNapi1.2, whole genome shotgun sequence genome, one window contains:
- the LOC125060002 gene encoding extracellular matrix-binding protein EbhB-like isoform X9 translates to MKILLCITIFSLIALSIAAPPGSNEPTTTNEANTANEANEANEANAANEANAVNEANAANEANEANEANAANEANEANEANAANEANAVNEANAANEANEANEANAANEANTANEANAANEANAANEANAANEANAANEANAANEANEANEANEANEANAANEANAANEANAANEANAVNEANAIDEKPAEANDLETLAKGRITHRHRRELKANEANKANEANEANEANEANEANKAKCGKRSRCGKRGRCGKGKKCGKGYKCGKRGRCIKKTNAANEDD, encoded by the exons ATGAAGATTCTTCTAT GTATCACAATTTTTTCGCTAATTGCGTTGTCTATCGCTGCACCACCAGGATCCAACGAACCAACCACCACCAACGAAGCAAATACGGCCAACGAAGCAAATGAGGCTAACGAAGCAAATGCGGCCAACGAAGCAAATGCGGTCAACGAAGCAAATGCGGCCAACGAAGCAAATGAGGCTAACGAAGCAAATGCGGCCAACGAAGCAAATGAGGCTAACGAAGCAAATGCGGCCAACGAAGCAAATGCGGTCAACGAAGCAAATGCGGCCAACGAAGCAAATGAGGCTAACGAAGCAAATGCGGCCAACGAAGCAAATACGGCCAACGAAGCAAATGCGGCCAACGAAGCAAATGCGGCCAACGAAGCAAATGCGGCCAACGAAGCAAATGCGGCCAACGAAGCAAATGCGGCCAACGAAGCAAATGAGGCCAACGAAGCAAATGAGGCTAACGAAGCAAATGCGGCCAACGAAGCAAATGCGGCCAACGAAGCAAATGCGGCCAACGAAGCAA ATGCGGTCAACGAAGCAAATGCTATTGATGAGAAACCAGCAGAAGCTAATGACCTAGAAACCCTTGCTAAAGGGAGGATTACGCACAGGCATCGTCGGGAACTCAAAGCAAATGAGGCAAATAAAGCAAATGAGGCAAACGAAGCAAATGAGGCAAACGAAGCAAATGAGGCCAACAAAGCAAAATGCGGCAAACGTAGCAGATGCGGCAAACGAGGCAGATGCGGCAAAGGAAAAAAATGTGGCAAAGGATACAAATGTGGCAAACGAGGCAGATGcatcaaaaaaacaaatgctgCAAACGAAGATGATTAG
- the LOC125060002 gene encoding extracellular matrix-binding protein EbhB-like isoform X5 — MKILLCITIFSLIALSIAAPPGSNEPTTTNEANTANEANEANEANAANEANAVNEANAANEANEANEANAANEANEANEANAANEANAVNEANAANEANEANEANAANEANTANEANAANEANAANEANAANEANAANEANAANEANEANEANEANEANAANEANAANEANAANEANAANEANAANEENAANEENAANEANAANEANAANEANAVNEANAIDEKPAEANDLETLAKGRITHRHRRELKANEANKANEANEANEANEANEANKAKCGKRSRCGKRGRCGKGKKCGKGYKCGKRGRCIKKTNAANEDD, encoded by the exons ATGAAGATTCTTCTAT GTATCACAATTTTTTCGCTAATTGCGTTGTCTATCGCTGCACCACCAGGATCCAACGAACCAACCACCACCAACGAAGCAAATACGGCCAACGAAGCAAATGAGGCTAACGAAGCAAATGCGGCCAACGAAGCAAATGCGGTCAACGAAGCAAATGCGGCCAACGAAGCAAATGAGGCTAACGAAGCAAATGCGGCCAACGAAGCAAATGAGGCTAACGAAGCAAATGCGGCCAACGAAGCAAATGCGGTCAACGAAGCAAATGCGGCCAACGAAGCAAATGAGGCTAACGAAGCAAATGCGGCCAACGAAGCAAATACGGCCAACGAAGCAAATGCGGCCAACGAAGCAAATGCGGCCAACGAAGCAAATGCGGCCAACGAAGCAAATGCGGCCAACGAAGCAAATGCGGCCAACGAAGCAAATGAGGCCAACGAAGCAAATGAGGCTAACGAAGCAAATGCGGCCAACGAAGCAAATGCGGCCAACGAAGCAAATGCGGCCAACGAAGCAAATGCGGCCAACGAAGCAAATGCGGCTAACGAAGAAAATGCGGCTAACGAAGAAAATGCGGCTAACGAAGCAAATGCGGCTAACGAAGCAAATGCGGCCAACGAAGCAAATGCGGTCAACGAAGCAAATGCTATTGATGAGAAACCAGCAGAAGCTAATGACCTAGAAACCCTTGCTAAAGGGAGGATTACGCACAGGCATCGTCGGGAACTCAAAGCAAATGAGGCAAATAAAGCAAATGAGGCAAACGAAGCAAATGAGGCAAACGAAGCAAATGAGGCCAACAAAGCAAAATGCGGCAAACGTAGCAGATGCGGCAAACGAGGCAGATGCGGCAAAGGAAAAAAATGTGGCAAAGGATACAAATGTGGCAAACGAGGCAGATGcatcaaaaaaacaaatgctgCAAACGAAGATGATTAG